Proteins encoded together in one Cicer arietinum cultivar CDC Frontier isolate Library 1 chromosome 4, Cicar.CDCFrontier_v2.0, whole genome shotgun sequence window:
- the LOC101505430 gene encoding U1 small nuclear ribonucleoprotein C-like: MPRYYCDYCDTYLTHDSPSVRKQHNSGYKHKANVRSYYQQFEEQQTQSLIDQRIKEHLGQAAAFQQVGVAFNHLMVQRPNLPPVMPPPRFPIPGTQPMMPGVRPLMPRPIPGPPGYVSAPTMPQMIPPPGAPQIPGQLITLPRPPSLAPPPTAPGSTAAPPSNGAPSMASSAMYQTNPPAPSSGGYDNYNANAQAPEGNQ, from the exons ATGCCTCG GTACTACTGTGACTACTGCGATACTTATTTGACCCACGATTCG CCATCTGTTAGAAAGCAACATAATTCTGGATACAAACACAAG GCAAATGTGAGGTCTTACTATCAGCAATTTGAAGAGCAACAAACCCAGAGTTTGATTGATCAACGGATCAAAGAACATCTTGGGCAAGCTGCGGCTTTTCAGCAGGTTGGTGTGGCTTTTAATCATTTAATGGTTCAAAGGCCAAACCTTCCTCCTGTAATGCCACCCCCAAGATTTCCTATTCCTGGAACTCAACCAATGATGCCAGGGGTCAGACCTCTCATGCCCAGACCGATTCCTGGGCCACCGG GGTATGTTTCTGCACCTACCATGCCACAAATGATTCCTCCACCTGGGGCCCCTCAGATACCGGGTCAGCTAATTACCCTACCAAGGCCACCTTCATTAGCTCCCCCACCTACAGCTCCTGGAAGCACTGCAGCACCACCTTCCAATGGTGCTCCCTCAATGGCATCATCAGCAATGTATCAAACTAATCCACCGGCACCATCATCTGGAGGCTATGACAATTACAACGCCAATGCTCAAGCACCTGAGGGCAATCAGTGA